The proteins below come from a single Acidimicrobiia bacterium genomic window:
- the guaA gene encoding glutamine-hydrolyzing GMP synthase, which yields MAEETPGGAAGSTDRVLVVDFGAQYAQLIARRVRECRVYSEIVPHNLSAQEFADRKPTAIIFSGGPASVHVDGAPKIDPGVYDLGVPILGICYGAQMVAQQCGGMVGRNERGEYGRTELTITDPGTLLVDVEPGPQSVWMSHFDAITEPPTGALTTASSPDAPVAAFEAPERGLYGVQFHPEVLHTPCGPDLLKRFLIDVCGCAGDWTMTSVIESSVAAIQAQVGSGRAICGLSGGVDSAVAAALVHKAIGDQLTCVFVDTGLMRSGEGEQVVETFDRHQGIELIHVKAADRFFTALAGLTEPEAKRKAIGELFIRVFEDAEREIEDAAFLVQGTLYPDVIESGTKDAAKIKSHHNVGGLPDDMEFALVEPLRNLFKDEVRAVGSELGLPDEIVWRQPFPGPGLGVRIIGEVTPDKVATLQAADLIVRQEIHDAGLDREIWQAFAVLPDIRSVGVMGDERTYGWPIIIRAVTSEDAMTADWARLPYDLLETMSSRIINEVDGVNRVAYDITSKPPGTIEWE from the coding sequence ATGGCTGAAGAAACACCCGGAGGCGCTGCCGGATCCACCGACCGAGTGCTGGTGGTGGACTTCGGGGCGCAATACGCTCAACTCATTGCTCGCCGGGTACGTGAATGCCGGGTCTACAGCGAGATCGTGCCCCACAATCTTTCGGCTCAAGAGTTTGCTGACCGAAAACCTACGGCCATTATTTTTAGCGGCGGCCCGGCTTCGGTGCACGTAGACGGAGCACCAAAAATAGACCCCGGGGTGTACGACCTTGGGGTACCGATTTTGGGTATTTGTTATGGAGCGCAAATGGTGGCCCAACAATGTGGTGGCATGGTGGGCCGCAACGAACGGGGAGAATACGGCCGCACCGAGTTGACCATCACCGACCCCGGAACCTTGCTGGTCGATGTTGAGCCCGGCCCCCAAAGCGTGTGGATGAGCCACTTTGATGCCATCACCGAACCGCCCACCGGAGCCTTAACCACCGCTTCATCCCCTGATGCCCCGGTCGCAGCCTTTGAGGCGCCAGAGCGAGGCCTCTACGGCGTGCAATTCCACCCCGAGGTGCTCCACACCCCTTGCGGCCCTGACCTGCTGAAACGCTTTCTCATTGATGTCTGTGGCTGCGCTGGGGATTGGACCATGACCTCAGTAATCGAGTCATCGGTGGCAGCCATTCAGGCCCAAGTGGGTTCCGGCCGAGCCATTTGTGGCCTCTCGGGCGGGGTGGATTCCGCCGTAGCCGCCGCGCTGGTTCATAAAGCCATTGGCGACCAGTTGACCTGCGTGTTTGTGGACACTGGTTTGATGCGCTCCGGCGAAGGCGAACAGGTAGTAGAAACCTTCGACCGCCACCAAGGCATTGAGCTCATCCACGTAAAAGCCGCTGACCGTTTCTTCACCGCTCTGGCGGGCCTCACCGAACCGGAAGCCAAACGCAAAGCCATCGGCGAACTGTTCATTCGGGTGTTCGAAGACGCTGAGCGCGAAATCGAAGACGCCGCATTCTTGGTGCAAGGCACCTTGTACCCCGACGTCATTGAGTCGGGCACCAAAGATGCCGCCAAAATAAAAAGCCACCACAACGTGGGTGGCCTGCCCGACGACATGGAGTTCGCCCTCGTCGAACCGCTACGCAACTTGTTTAAAGACGAAGTGCGGGCCGTCGGTTCAGAACTGGGCCTCCCCGACGAAATCGTGTGGCGCCAACCCTTCCCCGGGCCCGGCCTTGGGGTGCGCATCATCGGCGAAGTAACTCCGGACAAGGTGGCCACCTTGCAAGCAGCCGACCTGATCGTGCGCCAAGAAATACACGATGCAGGCCTGGATCGAGAAATTTGGCAAGCCTTCGCCGTGCTGCCTGACATTCGCTCGGTGGGGGTCATGGGCGATGAACGCACCTACGGGTGGCCCATTATTATTCGTGCGGTAACTAGCGAAGATGCCATGACCGCCGACTGGGCCCGCCTGCCTTACGACCTTTTAGAAACCATGTCGAGTCGCATCATCAACGAAGTAGACGGCGTAAATCGGGTGGCCTACGACATAACGTCGAAGCCTCCGGGCACCATTGAGTGGGAATAA
- a CDS encoding TIGR03086 family protein, translated as MPTHEDYVTASTLFGRQLMELTDEQWYAATPCDEWDVQALVAHLVLGEAMMLDLLSGNRIEPVTEMDVSILGPNPLATWRGTAIAAMEAASAQEVEEKIYTHPMGEVPGSIVLGFRITENLIHAWDLAQARNQPLELPDDLAERCLEFWLPLADSLVASGMVGAPVHPPEDAAAGVRLLALFGRTV; from the coding sequence ATGCCGACCCACGAAGATTACGTAACAGCCAGCACGCTTTTTGGCCGCCAACTCATGGAACTCACTGACGAGCAGTGGTACGCCGCCACCCCGTGCGACGAATGGGACGTACAAGCGTTAGTGGCCCACCTGGTGCTCGGGGAAGCCATGATGCTGGACTTGTTGTCTGGTAATCGGATAGAACCGGTGACCGAAATGGATGTCTCGATCCTAGGCCCCAACCCACTTGCTACTTGGCGAGGCACGGCCATTGCCGCTATGGAAGCCGCCTCCGCTCAAGAGGTGGAAGAAAAAATCTATACCCACCCCATGGGCGAAGTACCGGGGTCCATAGTTTTGGGTTTCCGCATAACCGAAAACCTTATTCACGCATGGGACTTAGCCCAAGCGCGTAACCAACCGCTGGAACTGCCCGACGACCTGGCTGAACGATGTCTGGAGTTCTGGCTACCGTTGGCCGACTCACTGGTAGCCAGCGGCATGGTGGGGGCGCCGGTTCACCCACCAGAAGACGCAGCGGCTGGGGTACGCCTGCTGGCCCTCTTCGGCCGGACTGTTTAG
- a CDS encoding TIGR03621 family F420-dependent LLM class oxidoreductase gives MQNPFRFSITANAPRPVTEWRELGRRIEDLGYSTLSVSDHLDAEMAPFVALTVIAEVTRELRLATLVLGNDFRHPVFLAKEAATLDLLSEGRLELGIGAGWKSSDYHHSGISFDSPSIRIARLAEAITVLKGCFAEGPFSFDGEFYTIKDLDGQPSCLQNPHPPLILGGGGKKMLTLAAQQGDIVGVNASMAAGIIDQRAGASATADATDLKLSWIREAAGDRFSGLELQTRVHMSAITNDPMGIAELMAPALGLSAEEALASPHVLVGSVGECVETLLAWRERWGITYIGINEDSLVDFAPVVEALAGV, from the coding sequence ATGCAAAATCCTTTTCGTTTCAGCATCACCGCCAACGCTCCTCGACCGGTCACCGAGTGGCGCGAATTAGGGCGCCGTATCGAAGATCTGGGTTATTCCACGTTGAGTGTTTCCGATCACCTAGATGCAGAGATGGCACCTTTTGTGGCCCTAACCGTTATTGCCGAAGTAACCCGTGAACTCCGCTTAGCTACCTTGGTATTAGGCAACGATTTTCGCCACCCAGTATTTTTAGCCAAAGAGGCAGCCACCCTCGACTTACTTTCTGAAGGCCGGTTAGAACTGGGCATCGGCGCGGGCTGGAAATCCAGCGACTACCACCACTCCGGTATTTCTTTTGACTCGCCGAGCATCCGCATTGCCCGCTTAGCGGAAGCCATCACCGTGCTTAAAGGCTGCTTTGCCGAAGGACCTTTTAGCTTTGACGGCGAGTTCTACACCATTAAAGATCTTGATGGGCAACCAAGTTGCCTACAAAACCCTCATCCTCCGCTTATTTTGGGCGGAGGCGGCAAAAAAATGTTGACCTTGGCTGCCCAACAGGGCGACATCGTGGGGGTCAACGCCAGCATGGCCGCCGGGATTATCGATCAGCGGGCCGGAGCGTCGGCCACCGCTGACGCCACCGATTTAAAACTTTCTTGGATTCGCGAGGCGGCGGGCGACCGTTTTAGCGGCTTGGAATTGCAAACCAGGGTGCACATGTCGGCCATCACCAACGACCCCATGGGCATCGCTGAGTTGATGGCCCCCGCTTTGGGGCTAAGCGCCGAAGAGGCCTTGGCTTCGCCTCATGTGCTGGTCGGTTCGGTAGGCGAATGTGTCGAAACGTTGTTGGCTTGGCGAGAACGTTGGGGCATTACTTACATCGGCATCAACGAAGACTCGTTGGTAGATTTTGCTCCGGTAGTCGAAGCGCTGGCCGGGGTTTAG
- the pcrA gene encoding DNA helicase PcrA, which produces MASSQEHSLFSPPENQLADLGLNPAQEDAVIHPVGPLLVVAGAGSGKTRVLTRRIAHLITEGQVSPFEILAITFTNKAAAEMKHRVGELVGPVAQKMWVSTFHSACVRILRRDAERLGFPSQFSIYDQSDAVRLTGYVIKDLNLDIKRFPPRSIHASISAAKNEGKSAAQYEEEAVGPFQKRIATVFHEYQNRLFKAGAMDFDDLLGNTVTLFKKHPDVLASYRQRFKHVLVDEYQDTNPVQNELVMLLSQEHRNICVVGDSDQSIYQFRGADVRNILGFEKTFPDATVVVLDQNYRSTQTILDAANAVISRNKGRRPKELWTAEGPGDPITRYQAEDEIDEARWVVDRLATLHDGGHHQWADMAVFYRTNAQSRAVEEQLVRRGVPYRVLGGTRFYDRREVRDALAYLRLAANPIDEVAAKRVLNVPKRGIGATSISKIDAWATHAGTGFMVALSQAEEAGVGGRALPGIRGFLDLHDTLRGDIDNGPGPVLETALEASGYLEELRAERTIESEGRLENLAELIGVADEFNTVDEFLEQVGLVADTDALPDPAAEEAGMVTLMTLHAAKGLEFPVVFLLGLEDGVFPHVRSLGDETQLEEERRLAYVGITRAREKLFVTHAWCRMLHGTTQYNPPSRFLDEIPEDLLSEAEDSRKHRPRRDAGWGSSTRSESWASKKPAGSESGWFPSTPSSDHEPAGSVIGTGKKKDSTPPGHGAHLLNLQPGEEVMHAAWGPGTVLEVSGEGDRAEAVVRFTQKGEKRLLLAWAPIERP; this is translated from the coding sequence ATGGCTTCCTCTCAAGAACATTCACTGTTTTCTCCCCCCGAAAATCAACTCGCCGACCTGGGCCTCAACCCGGCGCAAGAAGACGCCGTAATCCACCCTGTCGGCCCGCTTTTAGTAGTAGCCGGGGCTGGGTCGGGAAAAACCCGGGTACTGACTCGCCGCATCGCCCATTTAATTACCGAAGGCCAAGTCTCGCCTTTCGAAATATTGGCCATCACGTTCACTAACAAAGCGGCCGCCGAAATGAAACACCGGGTAGGTGAATTAGTGGGGCCGGTAGCCCAAAAAATGTGGGTCTCAACCTTCCACTCGGCCTGTGTACGCATCTTGCGTCGTGACGCTGAACGCTTAGGGTTCCCCTCGCAATTCAGTATCTACGATCAAAGCGATGCGGTGCGTCTCACCGGCTATGTCATCAAAGACCTCAACTTGGACATCAAACGCTTTCCCCCGCGGTCCATTCATGCCTCAATTTCGGCCGCCAAGAATGAAGGAAAATCAGCTGCTCAATATGAAGAAGAAGCCGTAGGGCCTTTTCAAAAACGTATCGCCACGGTTTTTCATGAATACCAAAACCGGTTATTCAAAGCCGGCGCCATGGACTTCGACGACCTCTTGGGCAACACGGTGACCTTGTTTAAAAAACACCCCGATGTGCTGGCCTCTTACCGTCAACGTTTTAAACATGTACTGGTTGACGAATATCAAGACACCAACCCGGTACAAAACGAGTTGGTTATGTTGCTCTCCCAAGAGCACCGCAACATTTGCGTGGTCGGTGACAGCGACCAATCCATCTACCAATTTCGGGGCGCCGACGTGCGCAACATCTTGGGTTTCGAAAAAACGTTCCCCGACGCCACCGTGGTGGTGCTTGACCAAAACTACCGATCAACGCAAACTATTTTAGATGCGGCCAATGCGGTGATTTCTCGCAATAAGGGGCGCCGGCCCAAAGAACTCTGGACCGCCGAAGGCCCGGGCGACCCCATAACCCGCTACCAAGCCGAAGACGAAATCGATGAGGCCCGCTGGGTAGTGGACCGTTTAGCCACCTTGCACGACGGTGGCCACCACCAATGGGCCGACATGGCAGTTTTTTACCGCACCAATGCGCAAAGCCGAGCGGTGGAAGAACAGCTGGTACGCCGCGGCGTGCCCTACCGGGTACTGGGAGGCACTCGGTTCTACGATCGCCGTGAAGTACGTGATGCGCTGGCTTACCTACGTTTAGCTGCCAACCCCATCGATGAAGTAGCGGCCAAACGGGTGCTCAACGTGCCCAAACGAGGCATCGGAGCTACCTCGATCAGCAAAATAGATGCTTGGGCCACCCACGCCGGTACAGGATTCATGGTGGCGCTATCACAAGCCGAAGAAGCCGGGGTGGGGGGCCGTGCTTTGCCCGGCATACGGGGTTTCCTTGACCTCCACGACACCTTGCGCGGCGACATAGACAACGGCCCCGGCCCGGTATTAGAAACCGCTCTTGAAGCTTCGGGCTATTTAGAAGAACTCCGGGCAGAACGCACCATCGAATCAGAGGGCCGTTTAGAAAACTTGGCCGAACTGATCGGGGTAGCGGACGAGTTCAACACCGTGGACGAATTTTTAGAACAAGTAGGCCTGGTGGCCGACACCGATGCGTTGCCCGACCCAGCGGCGGAAGAAGCCGGCATGGTCACCTTGATGACCTTGCATGCCGCTAAAGGTTTGGAGTTCCCGGTGGTGTTCTTGCTGGGGCTCGAAGACGGGGTGTTTCCTCATGTGCGTTCTTTGGGCGATGAAACCCAGTTAGAAGAAGAACGCCGCTTGGCTTACGTGGGCATTACCCGAGCTCGAGAAAAACTTTTTGTTACCCACGCTTGGTGTCGCATGTTGCATGGCACCACCCAGTACAACCCGCCGAGCCGTTTCCTCGACGAAATACCGGAAGACCTGTTGAGCGAAGCGGAGGACAGTAGAAAGCATCGCCCTCGCCGTGACGCCGGATGGGGCTCCAGTACCCGCAGCGAATCGTGGGCCAGTAAAAAACCAGCAGGGTCAGAAAGCGGCTGGTTCCCCTCTACTCCCTCCTCGGACCACGAACCGGCCGGCTCGGTAATCGGCACCGGAAAGAAAAAAGACTCCACCCCGCCGGGTCACGGTGCTCATCTACTCAACCTGCAACCCGGTGAAGAAGTAATGCATGCTGCATGGGGCCCGGGAACCGTGCTGGAAGTATCAGGAGAAGGCGACCGTGCCGAAGCGGTAGTGCGCTTCACCCAAAAAGGCGAAAAACGCTTGTTGCTGGCCTGGGCACCCATAGAACGCCCCTGA
- the tilS gene encoding tRNA lysidine(34) synthetase TilS has protein sequence MGDSHDRTGGMIEISLSELLERCNFPSPGTPIDCAVSGGADSLALLVLAIQAGCTVTAWHVDHGLRQGSDQEGAAVAQVATSLGASVELVTASVNPGPNLEARARQARRELLPAGVLTGHTADDQAETVLLNLLRGAGLPGVAGIGSPQRRPILNLRRHETQWVCQNQGLEPLDDPMNADPRFTRNRVRHEVLPLLAEVFQRDPVPLLARHAEHAGQGVALLQELLADLDPTDTRTLAQQDPALMRLSVHRWLTEQRNGLAPDAAAVDRVCAVVAHSSQAAEVGGGDRVERTDGRLRFLPGRQPTKSSR, from the coding sequence GTGGGTGACTCGCATGACCGAACCGGCGGCATGATCGAAATCTCGCTTTCAGAACTCTTGGAGCGATGCAACTTCCCTTCGCCCGGAACCCCCATAGATTGCGCTGTTTCTGGAGGCGCCGACTCGTTAGCGTTGCTGGTACTGGCCATACAAGCAGGTTGCACGGTGACGGCTTGGCACGTGGACCACGGCTTGCGCCAAGGCTCCGACCAAGAAGGGGCAGCGGTGGCCCAAGTAGCGACCAGCCTCGGGGCCAGCGTCGAGTTGGTGACCGCCTCGGTAAACCCTGGCCCCAACCTTGAAGCCCGAGCACGTCAGGCCCGTCGCGAGCTATTGCCTGCTGGGGTGCTCACCGGCCACACCGCAGACGACCAAGCAGAAACAGTGCTACTTAATTTGCTTCGCGGCGCTGGTTTGCCCGGGGTGGCAGGCATTGGAAGCCCTCAACGGCGACCCATCTTGAACCTACGCCGCCACGAAACCCAATGGGTATGCCAAAACCAAGGCCTTGAGCCGCTGGATGATCCCATGAATGCTGACCCACGGTTCACTCGTAACCGGGTGCGGCACGAAGTACTGCCGCTACTCGCTGAAGTATTCCAACGCGACCCGGTGCCTCTATTAGCCCGCCACGCCGAACACGCCGGACAAGGGGTGGCTTTGTTGCAAGAGTTGCTAGCTGACCTTGACCCCACCGATACCCGAACCCTGGCCCAACAAGATCCCGCCCTGATGCGGCTCAGCGTGCACCGTTGGCTCACCGAACAACGAAATGGGTTAGCCCCCGACGCCGCAGCGGTAGATCGGGTGTGTGCGGTGGTCGCTCACTCCAGCCAAGCGGCCGAAGTGGGCGGAGGCGACCGAGTAGAACGCACCGATGGACGCCTGCGTTTTTTGCCGGGTCGCCAACCAACCAAATCATCCCGCTAA
- the hpt gene encoding hypoxanthine phosphoribosyltransferase: MSAYQSNNPDIPAPGRVLVSAEDLAKRVTVLGREITADYAGRSPLLVGVLKGAFMFMSDLARAIDLPVELDFMAVSSYGHSTRSSGVVRIVKDLDLDLAGRDVIIVEDIVDSGLTLSYLRKNLLARNPASLEVCALLVHNDHQLDESILRYEGFRIPPEFVVGYGLDVAQHYRNLSDIRVIETETDE, from the coding sequence ATGAGCGCTTACCAGTCAAACAACCCAGACATCCCCGCCCCCGGAAGGGTTTTGGTTTCGGCTGAAGACCTCGCCAAACGAGTAACGGTTTTAGGTCGAGAGATCACCGCCGACTACGCCGGCCGTTCCCCGTTGCTGGTCGGCGTGCTCAAAGGGGCGTTCATGTTTATGAGCGATCTGGCACGAGCCATCGACCTACCGGTAGAACTCGACTTCATGGCGGTGTCTTCTTATGGGCATTCCACCCGGTCCTCTGGGGTGGTGCGCATCGTTAAAGACCTCGACCTTGACCTCGCCGGGCGCGACGTGATCATTGTTGAAGACATCGTAGATAGCGGCCTGACCTTGAGTTATCTGCGCAAAAACCTTTTGGCCCGCAACCCGGCCAGCCTCGAAGTTTGCGCCTTGTTAGTGCATAACGACCACCAACTTGATGAGTCAATCCTGCGCTACGAAGGCTTTCGTATCCCCCCAGAATTTGTGGTCGGCTACGGCCTTGATGTAGCCCAGCACTACCGCAACCTCTCCGATATTCGGGTTATCGAAACCGAAACCGACGAGTAA
- the folE gene encoding GTP cyclohydrolase I FolE: MSEPVDLPRIEAAVKEILAALGEDPQRDGLIDTPARVACMYAEVCKGIAENPADQLSKTFDVDHDEMVMVKDIPFYSLCEHHMVPFFGNAHVAYIPKKEGRIAGLSKLARLVDGFASRLQVQERLTSQIAEAIQTTLDPQGTLVVIEAEHLCMSMRGVKKPGAVTVTSAVRGIFRTDMATRSEAMRFIEPLRR; encoded by the coding sequence ATGAGCGAACCAGTAGACCTTCCGCGTATCGAAGCAGCGGTAAAAGAAATTTTGGCCGCGCTGGGCGAAGACCCACAGCGCGACGGGCTTATCGACACCCCGGCCCGCGTGGCTTGCATGTATGCCGAAGTGTGTAAAGGCATCGCCGAAAACCCGGCCGACCAGCTAAGCAAAACCTTCGACGTAGACCACGACGAAATGGTCATGGTTAAAGACATTCCATTTTACTCGCTGTGCGAACACCACATGGTTCCCTTTTTTGGGAACGCCCACGTGGCTTACATCCCGAAAAAAGAAGGACGCATCGCTGGGCTGTCTAAGTTGGCTCGCTTAGTAGACGGTTTCGCCAGCCGCCTTCAAGTACAAGAACGCTTAACTTCGCAAATAGCGGAAGCCATTCAAACAACGCTGGACCCCCAAGGGACTCTGGTAGTCATTGAAGCCGAACATTTATGTATGTCTATGCGAGGCGTAAAAAAACCAGGAGCGGTGACCGTAACGTCGGCAGTACGAGGAATATTCCGCACCGACATGGCGACCCGCTCCGAAGCGATGCGTTTTATTGAGCCTTTGCGGCGCTGA
- the folP gene encoding dihydropteroate synthase has translation MTKVMGVVNVTPDSFSDGGQFLDHQAALSHAKKLVAEGADIIDVGGESTRPGANPVGADEEIKRVLPVIAGLVSQVKVSVDTRHSEVARAAVDAGATLINDVSASLGELAGQLKVGWVAMHMQGDPRTMQKEPQYDDVVQEVRDYLVQRAEAAQAAGATEVWIDPGLGFGKTTAHNLTLLAHLDCLVETGWPVVVGASRKRFLGEILGKSDGLLGPTEPADRKEGSVAVATWAFHKGAAMVRAHEVAITVQAAKMVG, from the coding sequence ATGACCAAAGTAATGGGAGTAGTGAACGTAACCCCGGATTCTTTTTCTGACGGCGGACAGTTCCTGGATCACCAGGCCGCTCTTTCTCATGCCAAAAAACTTGTTGCAGAAGGAGCCGACATTATTGACGTAGGCGGAGAGTCCACCCGCCCGGGCGCTAACCCGGTAGGGGCCGACGAAGAAATAAAACGCGTGTTACCGGTCATCGCCGGACTGGTTAGCCAAGTAAAAGTGTCGGTCGATACCCGTCATAGCGAGGTGGCGCGAGCCGCTGTGGATGCTGGAGCGACGCTCATTAACGATGTCAGCGCCTCTTTAGGTGAGCTCGCAGGCCAACTAAAAGTGGGCTGGGTAGCCATGCACATGCAGGGCGACCCACGCACCATGCAGAAAGAACCGCAATACGACGATGTGGTGCAAGAAGTAAGGGACTACCTAGTGCAGCGAGCCGAGGCGGCGCAAGCGGCCGGAGCCACCGAAGTTTGGATCGACCCCGGTTTGGGTTTCGGCAAAACAACCGCCCACAACCTGACCTTGCTGGCTCACCTTGACTGTTTGGTAGAAACCGGTTGGCCAGTGGTGGTAGGAGCCAGCAGAAAACGCTTCTTAGGAGAAATCTTAGGAAAGAGCGACGGCCTTCTCGGCCCGACCGAACCAGCTGATCGAAAAGAAGGATCGGTAGCGGTCGCTACCTGGGCCTTCCATAAAGGGGCAGCCATGGTGCGGGCCCATGAGGTAGCAATCACTGTTCAAGCAGCAAAAATGGTTGGTTAA
- the folB gene encoding dihydroneopterin aldolase translates to MLNDRIELRGLTMLALCGLLPEELKRRQPLSFDLDVYLDLAAASLTDDLHDTVNYGALCELVESIIKAERFDLLERCAGRVAEKILEFEQVKEVTVTVHKLRPPVPQDLATSGVRIHRPL, encoded by the coding sequence ATGCTGAATGACCGTATTGAGTTACGGGGATTAACCATGCTGGCCCTTTGTGGGCTTCTCCCTGAAGAACTCAAACGGCGCCAACCGTTGTCGTTTGACCTAGATGTATACCTCGATTTAGCAGCCGCTTCTTTAACCGACGACCTTCACGACACAGTGAACTATGGGGCTCTTTGTGAACTAGTGGAGAGCATTATCAAAGCCGAACGCTTTGACCTGCTTGAGCGTTGCGCCGGGCGCGTCGCCGAAAAAATTCTAGAATTTGAGCAAGTAAAAGAGGTCACGGTGACGGTGCATAAACTTCGCCCTCCGGTGCCTCAAGATCTCGCCACCAGCGGGGTGAGAATTCACCGACCGCTATGA
- the folK gene encoding 2-amino-4-hydroxy-6-hydroxymethyldihydropteridine diphosphokinase, whose amino-acid sequence MKRFAYLGLGSNLGDRAAFLQEAVAGLPDVAGVSAIYETAPVGGPEQGPYLNCVAQLLTELTPRQLLQLCQESEKAAQRVRDERWGPRTLDVDLLWVDGEEVNEPDLVVPHPRMHQRAFVLIPFCDVAPEVVASLPGAAEVMAADAAQVVAIGPVNP is encoded by the coding sequence ATGAAAAGGTTCGCCTACCTGGGTTTAGGGTCAAACCTTGGGGACCGGGCGGCTTTTCTTCAAGAAGCGGTGGCTGGCTTGCCCGATGTGGCAGGGGTTTCTGCGATTTACGAAACGGCTCCGGTAGGCGGACCCGAACAGGGCCCGTACCTAAACTGTGTGGCACAGTTGCTGACCGAACTCACCCCTCGGCAACTTTTGCAACTTTGCCAAGAAAGCGAAAAGGCCGCTCAGCGCGTGCGAGACGAACGCTGGGGCCCCCGCACCCTCGACGTTGATTTACTGTGGGTAGACGGCGAAGAAGTCAACGAACCCGACTTGGTAGTGCCGCACCCTCGGATGCATCAACGAGCTTTTGTGTTGATTCCCTTTTGTGACGTGGCCCCAGAAGTGGTGGCGTCACTGCCCGGGGCGGCAGAGGTTATGGCTGCTGATGCGGCCCAAGTGGTGGCCATCGGCCCGGTAAACCCTTAG
- a CDS encoding pantoate--beta-alanine ligase produces the protein MMAEETPVATVTTAEDLQVQLVLARQEGQKVGFVPTMGGLHAGHSSLMRASVAACDFTVVSIYVNPLQFAPSEDLATYPRDFAADSVLCATQGVDLIFCPSVEEMQKALLDTSAPASEMAGLWEGVTRPDHFAGVTTVVAALFSLVGSCQAFFGEKDFQQLAVVHQLVQDLNLPVSVVGCPTWREIDGLALSSRNVYLTAAQRAQAPVLYQALKVGADLITSGATKRLKVEAAMTEILKTADALVVDYCAVVDPQSLQPVEAFKTDTRLLVAGRFGATRLLDNRAVQEGERYGSC, from the coding sequence ATGATGGCTGAAGAAACCCCGGTGGCCACGGTCACCACCGCCGAGGACCTTCAAGTGCAACTTGTTTTGGCCCGCCAAGAGGGCCAAAAAGTGGGTTTTGTGCCCACCATGGGAGGTTTGCACGCTGGGCACAGTTCGTTGATGAGAGCCTCTGTAGCGGCCTGTGACTTCACCGTAGTTTCGATCTACGTCAACCCGTTGCAGTTTGCCCCGAGTGAAGATCTCGCTACTTACCCAAGAGACTTTGCGGCAGATTCGGTTTTGTGCGCCACTCAAGGAGTTGATCTAATTTTTTGTCCCTCGGTTGAGGAAATGCAAAAAGCGCTCCTCGACACGTCGGCTCCGGCAAGTGAGATGGCTGGGCTTTGGGAAGGAGTAACCCGTCCCGACCATTTTGCAGGGGTCACTACCGTGGTGGCCGCTCTTTTTTCTTTGGTGGGCTCCTGCCAAGCATTTTTTGGAGAAAAAGATTTTCAACAACTGGCCGTGGTGCATCAATTAGTGCAAGATCTCAACCTCCCGGTGTCGGTAGTGGGCTGCCCCACCTGGCGAGAAATAGATGGGTTGGCGCTCTCCAGCCGCAACGTTTACCTCACGGCGGCCCAACGAGCACAAGCCCCGGTTCTTTATCAAGCGTTAAAAGTGGGGGCTGATTTAATAACCAGCGGCGCAACGAAACGGCTCAAAGTAGAAGCGGCCATGACCGAGATCTTGAAAACCGCTGATGCGTTGGTTGTTGATTACTGTGCAGTGGTGGACCCACAGTCATTGCAGCCCGTCGAGGCCTTTAAAACAGATACTCGTTTGTTGGTGGCCGGGCGTTTTGGGGCAACCCGGCTGTTGGATAATCGTGCTGTTCAAGAAGGGGAGCGTTATGGCTCCTGTTGA